In bacterium, a genomic segment contains:
- a CDS encoding universal stress protein translates to MTAASPQTGTGVSIRRILVPLDGSRLAEWSLPPAVSLARRLGAHLALLHVTERDAPATVHGERHLTNVGESDRYLAEVAAKCTAAGVETDTHVHPNPEGSVPQSIVAHAADLEADLVVLATHGAGGARRALFGSVAQQVLRRGNRPVLLIRPPEASAAPPIEGDGWTLRRLLVPLDGEPGAEAALPFAATLARAYQAEIGLVRVVPTLATITGERASAAKLVPTAAAANLDYEETEAQRYLRTIAELMRAVGIGVSWAVSRGDAAQRIVDETARSGVDLLIMASHGRTGLNAVFTGSVASKVAGRYAGPVLLVRARDRDFD, encoded by the coding sequence ATGACCGCGGCGTCGCCGCAAACGGGTACCGGAGTCTCGATCCGGCGGATTCTCGTCCCGCTGGATGGATCGCGCCTCGCGGAATGGTCGCTACCGCCCGCGGTTTCGCTTGCGCGGCGCCTCGGCGCCCATCTTGCGCTGCTGCACGTCACCGAGCGGGACGCGCCCGCGACGGTGCACGGGGAGCGGCATCTTACGAACGTCGGCGAGTCGGACCGGTACCTGGCCGAGGTCGCGGCGAAGTGCACCGCCGCGGGAGTGGAGACGGACACGCATGTCCACCCGAATCCCGAGGGCAGCGTCCCCCAGAGCATCGTTGCGCACGCGGCCGATCTCGAAGCCGACCTCGTCGTCTTGGCGACGCACGGCGCGGGCGGCGCCCGCCGGGCGCTCTTCGGAAGCGTCGCGCAGCAGGTGCTGCGCCGCGGAAATCGTCCGGTGCTGCTGATCCGGCCGCCGGAGGCGAGCGCGGCGCCGCCGATCGAGGGCGACGGGTGGACGCTCCGCCGGCTTCTTGTCCCGCTCGACGGGGAGCCCGGCGCCGAAGCCGCGCTGCCGTTCGCGGCCACCCTGGCCCGGGCGTATCAGGCAGAGATCGGCCTTGTCCGGGTCGTGCCGACGCTGGCCACCATCACCGGAGAGCGCGCGAGCGCGGCGAAACTGGTGCCGACCGCGGCCGCGGCCAATCTCGACTACGAGGAAACCGAGGCACAGCGGTATCTCCGCACCATCGCGGAGTTGATGCGGGCCGTCGGCATCGGCGTCTCGTGGGCCGTCTCCCGAGGCGACGCGGCGCAGCGCATCGTGGACGAGACGGCGCGGTCCGGCGTGGATCTCCTGATCATGGCGTCGCACGGCCGGACGGGGCTCAACGCGGTTTTCACCGGCAGCGTCGCCTCCAAGGTCGCCGGCCGGTACGCCGGTCCCGTCCTGTTGGTGCGCGCCCGCGATCGCGATTTTGATTGA
- a CDS encoding Nramp family divalent metal transporter has translation MSEPHPPRRGDVATVAAAAEVLAGRSRRRGLFQLLPFLGPAFVASVAYIDPGNFATNIQGGSEFGYRLVWVVVASNLIAMLVQALSAKLGVATGRNLAEVCREEFPRPVVWGLWVLMEIVAMATDLAEFLGAAIGFNLLFGLPLMPAAVLTGVCTLVILALEQHGFRPVEAVITTLVGVIAGCYLVETVLDRPSWGAVAGAIVHPSLGGPEAVLLAVGILGATVMPHVIFLHSSLTQRRVATANVEQAKRLVRFELADVVIAMTIAGLVNAAMLIMAASTFWVHGLTKVASIEDAHKTLAPLLGPASSAVFAVSLLASGLSSSTVGTMAGQVVMQGFLRRQISVWLRRLVTMAPAIAVISAGWDPTRTLVMSQVVLSFGLPFALVPLALFTKRRDLMGPLVNRPLVSLAAAAVTAFIIALNFYLIVQTLRGG, from the coding sequence GTGTCCGAACCGCACCCGCCGCGCCGCGGAGACGTGGCCACCGTCGCCGCGGCCGCCGAGGTCTTGGCCGGCCGGAGCCGCCGCCGCGGGCTGTTCCAGCTGCTGCCGTTTCTCGGTCCGGCCTTCGTCGCGTCCGTCGCCTACATCGATCCCGGCAACTTCGCCACCAACATCCAGGGCGGTTCCGAGTTCGGGTACCGGCTCGTCTGGGTCGTCGTGGCGAGCAACCTCATCGCGATGCTGGTCCAGGCGCTGTCCGCCAAGCTCGGCGTCGCGACCGGCCGGAACCTGGCCGAGGTGTGCCGCGAGGAATTCCCCCGGCCGGTCGTCTGGGGCCTGTGGGTGCTCATGGAGATCGTCGCGATGGCGACCGATCTGGCCGAGTTCCTCGGCGCGGCGATCGGCTTCAACCTGCTGTTCGGGCTGCCGCTGATGCCGGCGGCCGTGCTGACCGGCGTGTGCACGTTGGTGATCCTCGCGCTTGAGCAGCACGGCTTCCGGCCGGTCGAGGCGGTGATCACCACCCTCGTCGGCGTGATCGCCGGCTGCTATCTTGTGGAGACCGTGCTCGACCGTCCGAGTTGGGGCGCCGTCGCAGGGGCCATCGTGCACCCGTCGCTCGGCGGCCCGGAGGCCGTGCTGCTCGCGGTGGGGATCTTGGGCGCCACCGTCATGCCGCACGTGATCTTTCTGCACTCGTCGCTGACGCAGCGGCGGGTCGCGACCGCGAACGTCGAGCAGGCGAAGCGCCTCGTCCGGTTCGAGCTGGCCGACGTCGTGATCGCGATGACGATCGCCGGCCTCGTGAACGCCGCGATGCTCATCATGGCGGCCTCCACGTTCTGGGTACACGGGCTCACCAAAGTCGCCAGCATCGAGGATGCGCACAAAACGCTCGCGCCGCTCCTCGGCCCCGCGAGCAGCGCCGTGTTCGCCGTCTCGCTGCTGGCCTCGGGGTTGTCGTCGTCCACCGTGGGCACGATGGCCGGCCAGGTGGTCATGCAGGGGTTTCTCCGCCGCCAGATCTCCGTCTGGCTGCGTCGGCTCGTCACGATGGCGCCGGCGATCGCGGTGATCTCGGCGGGTTGGGACCCGACCCGGACGCTTGTGATGAGCCAGGTGGTGTTGAGTTTCGGGCTGCCGTTCGCCCTCGTGCCCCTCGCCCTGTTCACCAAGCGGCGCGATTTGATGGGGCCGCTCGTCAACCGGCCGCTCGTCTCCTTGGCTGCGGCGGCGGTGACGGCGTTCATCATCGCGCTCAACTTCTATCTGATCGTGCAGACGCTGCGGGGCGGATGA
- a CDS encoding metal-dependent transcriptional regulator, translating into MSAITGVMQDYLKAIYKLQQGRPAVSTSEIAERLAVSAASATNMVKRLARLRLVTYSRYQGFALTPTGEKIALEIIRHHRLIELYLARHLGVPLEQVHEEAERMEHVLSEGVEARMATALGNPAHDPHGDPIPATDGSMRDVRYPKLEALAPGASGVVAHVGDESPALLRQLARLGVLPGAVLKMLGRRRNGCEVEVGGRRITLSHTMSANVHVQ; encoded by the coding sequence GTGTCGGCGATCACGGGCGTGATGCAAGACTACCTGAAGGCGATCTACAAGCTGCAGCAGGGGCGCCCGGCCGTCTCGACGTCGGAGATCGCGGAGCGGCTCGCCGTCTCCGCGGCGTCCGCCACCAACATGGTGAAGCGCCTCGCGCGCCTTCGGTTGGTGACATACAGCCGCTACCAGGGGTTCGCGCTCACGCCGACCGGCGAGAAGATCGCGCTCGAGATCATCCGCCATCACCGCTTGATCGAGCTGTATCTGGCCCGGCATCTCGGCGTACCGCTCGAGCAGGTCCACGAAGAGGCCGAACGAATGGAGCACGTTCTTTCGGAAGGTGTCGAGGCGCGGATGGCCACGGCCCTCGGCAACCCCGCGCACGATCCGCACGGGGACCCCATTCCGGCGACGGACGGGTCGATGCGGGACGTCCGGTACCCGAAGCTCGAGGCGCTCGCGCCCGGCGCCAGCGGCGTCGTGGCGCACGTCGGCGACGAGAGCCCGGCGCTGCTGCGGCAGCTGGCGCGGCTCGGCGTGCTGCCGGGCGCCGTGCTCAAGATGCTCGGCCGCCGGCGCAACGGCTGCGAGGTCGAGGTCGGCGGCCGGCGGATCACGCTGTCGCACACGATGAGCGCCAACGTGCACGTGCAGTGA
- a CDS encoding LD-carboxypeptidase has protein sequence MAVTLRKPRPLAAGDTIGLVSPSGPTRPGGAGSTPESVERTRARLHEVGFRTVVAPHAFDARGYLAGTDADRAADLQAMLANPAVHGVLCIRGGYGAHRLLDRLDYRAIDRRPKVFIGYSDITALHFAFYTQCGFVTFHGPMAGALAQPEPHDYLELLRAVTRTAPLGRLVNPPGAPAIETLVPGVAEGRLIGGNAALLTGLLGTRFVPAAEEFRGKILFLEDLGDKLYRLDRKLAHLKLAGVLEAVSGIVVGECRYSPEAGDALSLRDILRDHIVPLGKPAIYGLACGHGDYHLTLPMGVRARLDAAECSLSIEEAGVEA, from the coding sequence ATGGCCGTCACCTTGCGCAAGCCACGCCCCCTCGCCGCGGGAGACACGATCGGGCTTGTCTCGCCGTCGGGCCCCACCCGGCCGGGTGGCGCCGGGTCGACGCCGGAGAGCGTGGAGCGGACGCGGGCGCGCCTGCACGAGGTCGGCTTTCGGACCGTGGTCGCGCCGCACGCGTTCGACGCGCGCGGATATCTGGCCGGCACGGACGCGGACCGGGCGGCGGATCTACAGGCGATGCTGGCGAACCCGGCGGTGCACGGGGTACTCTGCATCCGCGGCGGCTACGGCGCGCACCGCCTGCTCGACCGCCTGGACTATCGCGCGATCGACCGCCGCCCCAAGGTGTTCATCGGTTACAGCGACATCACGGCGCTGCACTTTGCCTTCTACACACAGTGCGGGTTCGTCACGTTTCACGGACCGATGGCGGGCGCCCTGGCCCAGCCCGAGCCCCACGACTACCTGGAACTGCTGCGCGCGGTGACCCGGACGGCCCCGCTCGGCCGCCTCGTCAATCCGCCCGGGGCACCGGCGATTGAAACGCTGGTGCCGGGCGTGGCCGAAGGACGGCTGATCGGCGGCAATGCCGCGCTGCTGACGGGACTGCTCGGCACGCGCTTCGTGCCGGCGGCGGAGGAGTTTCGAGGGAAGATCCTATTTCTCGAGGACCTTGGAGACAAGCTTTACCGGCTCGACCGAAAACTCGCGCACCTCAAGCTCGCCGGGGTCCTCGAAGCGGTGTCGGGCATTGTTGTCGGCGAGTGCCGGTATTCGCCTGAAGCGGGCGACGCTCTGTCGCTGCGGGACATTCTACGGGATCACATCGTGCCCCTCGGCAAACCCGCAATCTACGGGCTCGCCTGTGGACACGGCGATTATCACCTCACGCTGCCAATGGGCGTCCGTGCCCGCCTCGACGCCGCGGAGTGCAGCCTCTCTATTGAGGAAGCTGGAGTCGAAGCCTAA
- a CDS encoding helix-turn-helix transcriptional regulator, producing MRVRLRQSALEAAIARRNMTKTALARKIGMHRTHLSDVLSGRTHPGPKTRQRLLDALGGTFDEFFEIVDGARRRRGRLRDVVDLC from the coding sequence ATGAGAGTCCGCCTGAGGCAGTCCGCGCTCGAGGCCGCGATCGCGCGGCGGAACATGACGAAGACGGCCCTGGCCCGGAAGATCGGGATGCACCGCACCCATCTCTCCGACGTGCTCTCGGGACGAACGCATCCGGGCCCGAAGACGCGCCAGCGTCTGCTCGATGCGCTGGGCGGAACCTTTGACGAGTTCTTCGAGATCGTCGATGGCGCAAGGCGCCGGCGGGGACGGCTCCGAGACGTGGTTGATCTCTGCTAG
- a CDS encoding helix-turn-helix transcriptional regulator produces the protein MAESTNFYRRVGATVRAARLRAKLSQAALGARLGVTAGAVNRYEMGGRRVPLRDVPRIAAILGIAPAVLLGGSAGGRESRSPYRAGEVREESPMYGRSGLRAHDAARSYAASLTASRLRTLARRAGLTPEPDTATLRRYAELITEDLTKQAGELKFHGSRRVRR, from the coding sequence ATGGCCGAATCCACCAACTTCTACAGGCGAGTCGGCGCCACGGTTCGCGCCGCGAGACTGCGGGCCAAGCTGTCCCAGGCGGCGCTCGGCGCGCGTCTCGGGGTCACGGCCGGCGCCGTCAACCGCTACGAGATGGGCGGACGCCGGGTGCCGCTCCGGGACGTACCACGGATCGCCGCGATCTTGGGCATCGCGCCGGCGGTTCTCCTCGGTGGATCGGCCGGCGGACGCGAAAGCCGGTCACCCTACCGCGCGGGCGAGGTACGGGAAGAATCGCCAATGTATGGAAGGTCCGGCCTCCGGGCGCACGACGCCGCCCGTTCGTACGCCGCCTCCCTTACCGCATCGCGGCTTCGAACGCTCGCCCGGCGGGCCGGTCTCACACCTGAGCCCGACACGGCAACGCTGCGCCGGTACGCGGAGCTAATCACCGAAGATTTGACCAAACAGGCCGGCGAGCTGAAATTTCATGGTAGTCGGCGAGTCCGCCGTTAG
- the hisC gene encoding histidinol-phosphate transaminase yields the protein MKNESSKPRPHPLARKALAAIEPYVPGRSAEDVRREFGLASVAKLGSNENPLGVSPKIRGALLAAIDGVHQYPDPTSASLRRRVAARFGVTPEHVCVANGVDNVLTCLGLAFLDTGDRCVIGAPTYSAYASLALMLNAIPVQVPVRERDWRLDLPRMAGAAANAKMVIVCNPNNPTGTIVTHDEVEAFLRSLPATALAVLDEAYAEFADDPAFPDSAALVGRYPNLIVLRTFSKIYGLAGLRVGYAVAAPDIIACFNQVREPFPVDRLAQAAAEATLDDEMYVRTAFENNRTGRVWLASALADLGLRSIPTQANFVLVELGRPAADVARQLLRHGVIIRPGAMWGLPDWARITVGTTDENRRVVESLKAVLAAS from the coding sequence GTGAAGAACGAGTCCTCGAAGCCGCGGCCGCACCCGTTGGCAAGGAAAGCGCTGGCCGCGATCGAGCCCTACGTCCCCGGCCGCTCGGCGGAGGACGTCCGGCGGGAGTTCGGGCTCGCGAGCGTCGCGAAGCTCGGCAGCAACGAGAACCCCCTGGGCGTCTCGCCCAAGATCCGCGGCGCGCTGCTCGCGGCCATCGACGGCGTCCACCAATATCCCGACCCCACCTCCGCGTCGCTTCGCCGGCGAGTCGCCGCGCGCTTCGGCGTGACCCCGGAGCACGTCTGTGTCGCGAACGGCGTGGACAACGTGCTCACGTGCCTCGGGCTCGCGTTCCTCGACACCGGGGACCGTTGCGTGATCGGCGCGCCCACCTACTCGGCGTACGCGTCGCTGGCGCTGATGCTGAACGCCATCCCGGTGCAGGTGCCGGTCCGCGAGCGGGACTGGCGCCTCGACCTCCCCCGCATGGCCGGGGCCGCGGCCAACGCCAAGATGGTCATCGTCTGCAATCCCAACAACCCGACGGGCACGATCGTCACCCACGACGAGGTCGAGGCGTTTCTCCGCAGCCTTCCCGCGACGGCGCTGGCGGTGCTGGACGAGGCCTACGCGGAATTCGCGGACGACCCCGCCTTTCCCGACTCCGCCGCGCTGGTCGGCCGCTACCCCAACTTGATCGTGCTGCGGACGTTTTCCAAGATCTACGGCCTCGCCGGGCTACGCGTCGGGTACGCGGTAGCCGCGCCGGACATCATTGCGTGCTTCAACCAGGTTCGGGAGCCGTTTCCGGTGGACCGGCTGGCTCAGGCGGCGGCGGAGGCGACGCTCGACGACGAAATGTACGTCCGAACCGCCTTTGAGAACAACCGGACGGGGCGCGTCTGGCTCGCTTCGGCGCTCGCCGATCTCGGACTGCGCTCGATCCCGACGCAGGCCAACTTCGTGCTGGTCGAGCTGGGCCGGCCGGCGGCCGACGTCGCCCGGCAGCTGCTGCGACACGGCGTCATCATCCGGCCGGGCGCGATGTGGGGACTGCCGGACTGGGCCCGGATCACCGTCGGCACGACGGATGAGAACCGCCGGGTGGTCGAGTCGCTGAAGGCCGTCCTCGCCGCTTCATGA
- the hutU gene encoding urocanate hydratase has product MTPPAAGPRPVRAPRGAALSCKGWPQEAALRMLMNNLDPEVAERPDELIVYGGTGRAARSWACFDAIAAALRALEGDETLLVQSGKPVGVFHSHPDAPRVLITNAMLVPAWATWEEFRRLEALGLTMYGQMTAGSWIYIGTQGIIQGTYETFAAIARRHFGGSLRGRLVLTAGLGGMGGAQPLAVTMNEGVALIVEADPARIDRRARAGWVDETTQSVEAALHLAERAVREGRPRSIALLGNAAHLYPEILGRGVQVDVVTDQTAAHDLLGGYIPDGLTAAAAAELRARDPEAYVAQARASVARHVEAMLEFQRRGVVVFDYGNNIRAQAQRGGVADAFAFPGFVPAYVRPLFCEGRGPFRWVALSGDPEDIRKTDDLVLRLFPQQTSLTRWIRLAGERVPFQGLPARVCWLGYGERARFGLAINEMVARGELRAPIVIGRDHLDAGSVASPYRETEAMADGSDAIADWPILNALLNAVGGATWVSVHHGGGVGIGYSIHAGMVIVADGTPDAARRLERVLTTDPGLGIVRHADAGYAEAQEAARRHGIVRPMREGRG; this is encoded by the coding sequence ATGACGCCGCCGGCCGCCGGACCCCGGCCCGTTCGCGCGCCGAGGGGCGCCGCCCTCTCCTGCAAGGGGTGGCCTCAGGAAGCGGCGCTGCGGATGCTCATGAACAACCTCGATCCCGAAGTCGCCGAGCGTCCCGACGAGTTGATCGTCTACGGGGGAACGGGGCGGGCGGCGCGGTCCTGGGCCTGCTTCGACGCGATCGCCGCCGCGCTGCGCGCGCTCGAGGGCGACGAAACCCTGCTCGTTCAGTCCGGCAAGCCGGTCGGCGTCTTCCACTCGCACCCCGACGCGCCGCGCGTCCTCATCACGAACGCCATGCTGGTCCCGGCGTGGGCGACGTGGGAAGAGTTCCGGCGGCTCGAAGCGCTCGGCCTCACGATGTACGGCCAGATGACCGCGGGCTCCTGGATCTACATCGGCACCCAAGGCATCATTCAGGGCACCTACGAGACTTTCGCCGCCATCGCGCGGCGGCACTTCGGCGGCAGCCTGCGCGGCAGACTGGTACTGACAGCGGGGCTCGGCGGGATGGGCGGCGCGCAGCCGCTCGCGGTGACGATGAACGAAGGCGTCGCGCTGATCGTGGAAGCGGATCCGGCGCGCATCGACCGGCGGGCGCGGGCCGGCTGGGTGGACGAGACGACGCAGAGCGTCGAGGCGGCGCTGCACCTCGCCGAGCGGGCGGTCCGGGAGGGCCGGCCCCGGTCTATCGCACTCCTCGGCAACGCCGCGCACCTCTACCCGGAGATCCTCGGGCGCGGCGTGCAGGTGGACGTCGTCACGGATCAGACCGCGGCGCACGACCTCCTCGGCGGTTACATCCCGGACGGGCTGACCGCGGCGGCCGCGGCCGAGCTTCGGGCGCGCGACCCGGAAGCGTACGTCGCGCAGGCACGGGCGTCCGTCGCCCGGCACGTGGAGGCGATGCTGGAGTTCCAGCGGCGCGGCGTGGTCGTCTTCGACTACGGCAATAACATTCGCGCGCAGGCGCAGCGCGGCGGCGTCGCCGACGCCTTCGCATTCCCGGGCTTCGTCCCGGCCTACGTCCGCCCGCTCTTCTGCGAGGGCCGGGGACCGTTCCGCTGGGTGGCGCTCTCCGGCGACCCGGAGGACATCCGCAAGACCGACGACCTCGTGCTGCGCCTGTTTCCCCAACAGACGTCGCTCACACGCTGGATCCGGCTGGCCGGGGAGCGCGTGCCGTTCCAGGGCCTGCCGGCCCGGGTGTGCTGGCTCGGCTACGGCGAGCGCGCGCGGTTCGGCCTCGCGATCAACGAGATGGTCGCACGCGGCGAACTGCGCGCGCCGATCGTGATCGGGCGCGACCATCTCGACGCGGGCTCGGTCGCCTCGCCGTACCGGGAGACCGAGGCGATGGCCGACGGCAGCGACGCGATCGCGGACTGGCCGATTCTGAACGCGCTGCTCAACGCCGTCGGCGGGGCCACGTGGGTGTCGGTCCACCACGGCGGCGGGGTCGGCATCGGGTATTCGATTCACGCGGGGATGGTCATCGTCGCGGACGGCACGCCCGATGCGGCGCGGCGGCTCGAGCGAGTGCTGACGACCGACCCGGGACTGGGCATCGTCCGGCACGCCGACGCCGGCTACGCGGAGGCCCAGGAAGCCGCGCGCCGGCACGGAATCGTACGCCCGATGCGGGAGGGACGCGGATGA